Proteins found in one Jatrophihabitans sp. genomic segment:
- a CDS encoding carboxypeptidase regulatory-like domain-containing protein, giving the protein MRVDIAPRSSVVEPGRMLGITVLVTNTGDLIGGYALRVLGADPSWVRLETDQLSLFPGTSQAVVVNLTIPEGIAAGDRRIAIQVRELTPPNANAVEEIELHVPAAPAVHLQLDPVTVYGGRRASFGAVIENRGNTTLRGRLTGADAEDKMRFGFAPEAVQLAPGEHRIVELTTRARRPFTGSPMVRVFTVHLDDGPRLDEPAPAGRAHLARQLLDKQRGKPPAAPAAAPKADLPPLATGTFLQRPWLSRGPISLLGLLAAVTVFAIVITVALARLVGQSAADRDLALQVAQARTVSSAIGTAAMSGTVRLLTAGTPVPGVAVEAFSTADVANAIATTATNPAGAFTLPNLPEGSYKLRFRGAGFVQLWYPGAATDADASTIAIQPGHVRQGLDVRLGGVPATISGTVTGDDVSAASVYLELPGAGGASAPSASAPPGTTQAIVRTVPVGSDGQFSIANVPSPSVYDLVVVKPGYANDVQRVDLGGGEDRKGVQLRLRKGDGLISGQVNGPDGALGGATITATSGSTVARTVSLTQDKVGSFTLLSLPTPASFTVVVSKPGYASQTVTMALSAGQKLTGVAVSLGQSAGTLSGKVSVLPSGNPAQGVTVTVTNGALTVQTVTQSTGNVGGWTVGGLSIPSTYTVTFSRPDLAGQTVSVSLDQAGSITPGSQGARITSDGIAVSMQSSTAVVRGTVSQRGAVSEQGGSPVHTGEVQINLVSGTSSFAVTSASKPDNRLGQFEIGGVPPGTYTLSVNRRGTSPTSTIITLGAGEVRVYNPVLAAPAQISGVVATADGQLRPGWHVYLYLASQYPTVIARTATTDSAGRYVLADVDAPQSYVIEARPTASAAPQGSVTHEIDASEQLVVNITVPTPGG; this is encoded by the coding sequence ATGCGCGTCGACATCGCCCCGCGCAGCAGCGTCGTCGAACCGGGTCGCATGCTGGGAATCACGGTGCTGGTCACCAACACCGGCGACCTGATCGGCGGCTACGCGCTGCGGGTGCTGGGCGCTGACCCCAGCTGGGTGCGGCTGGAGACCGACCAGCTATCGCTGTTTCCGGGCACCTCGCAGGCGGTGGTCGTCAACCTGACCATCCCCGAAGGCATCGCGGCCGGTGACCGCCGGATCGCGATCCAGGTCCGCGAGCTGACCCCTCCGAACGCCAACGCCGTCGAGGAGATCGAGCTGCACGTGCCGGCCGCGCCGGCGGTGCACCTGCAGCTGGACCCGGTCACCGTCTACGGCGGCCGGCGGGCCTCGTTCGGCGCGGTGATCGAGAACCGGGGAAACACCACTCTCCGCGGCCGGCTGACCGGCGCGGACGCCGAGGACAAGATGCGGTTCGGGTTCGCGCCCGAGGCCGTCCAGCTGGCCCCCGGCGAGCACCGGATCGTCGAGCTGACCACCCGGGCCCGGCGGCCGTTCACCGGCTCGCCGATGGTGCGGGTGTTCACCGTGCACCTCGACGATGGCCCGCGGCTGGACGAGCCGGCCCCGGCCGGCAGGGCGCACCTGGCCAGGCAGTTGCTGGACAAGCAGCGTGGCAAGCCGCCGGCGGCTCCGGCGGCCGCCCCCAAAGCCGACCTGCCGCCGCTGGCCACCGGCACCTTCCTGCAGCGGCCCTGGCTGTCCCGCGGGCCGATCTCGCTGCTGGGCCTGCTGGCGGCGGTGACCGTGTTCGCCATCGTGATCACCGTCGCGCTGGCCAGGCTGGTGGGCCAGTCGGCGGCTGACCGCGACCTGGCGCTACAGGTCGCGCAGGCCCGCACCGTCTCCAGCGCCATCGGCACCGCCGCGATGTCGGGCACCGTCCGGTTGCTGACCGCGGGCACCCCGGTGCCCGGCGTCGCCGTGGAGGCGTTCAGCACCGCCGACGTGGCCAACGCGATCGCCACCACCGCCACCAACCCGGCCGGCGCCTTCACACTGCCCAACCTGCCCGAGGGCAGCTACAAGCTGCGGTTCCGGGGCGCTGGCTTCGTCCAGCTCTGGTATCCGGGCGCGGCCACCGACGCCGACGCCAGCACCATCGCGATCCAGCCCGGTCACGTCCGTCAGGGCCTGGACGTCCGGCTCGGCGGCGTTCCGGCCACCATCTCGGGAACCGTCACCGGCGACGACGTCTCGGCGGCGTCGGTGTACTTGGAGCTACCCGGCGCCGGCGGCGCCAGCGCGCCGTCGGCCTCGGCGCCGCCGGGCACCACCCAGGCGATCGTCCGGACCGTCCCGGTCGGCTCGGACGGCCAGTTCAGCATCGCGAACGTGCCCTCGCCCAGCGTCTATGACCTGGTGGTGGTCAAGCCCGGCTACGCCAACGACGTGCAGCGGGTCGACCTCGGCGGCGGCGAGGACCGCAAGGGGGTCCAGCTGCGGCTGCGCAAGGGGGACGGCCTGATCAGCGGCCAGGTCAACGGGCCCGACGGCGCCCTCGGCGGCGCCACCATCACCGCCACCTCGGGCAGCACGGTGGCCCGGACCGTCTCGCTGACCCAGGACAAGGTGGGCAGCTTCACCCTGCTCAGCCTGCCCACCCCGGCCAGCTTCACCGTGGTGGTCAGCAAGCCCGGCTACGCGTCCCAGACCGTGACCATGGCGCTGTCGGCGGGGCAGAAGCTGACCGGTGTCGCGGTCAGCCTGGGCCAGTCCGCCGGCACCCTGTCCGGCAAGGTCAGCGTGCTGCCCAGCGGCAACCCTGCCCAGGGCGTCACCGTCACGGTCACCAACGGCGCGCTGACCGTGCAGACCGTCACCCAGAGCACCGGCAACGTCGGCGGCTGGACGGTCGGCGGGCTGAGCATCCCCAGCACCTACACGGTGACCTTCTCCCGTCCGGACCTGGCCGGCCAGACCGTGTCGGTGTCACTGGACCAGGCCGGTTCCATCACCCCCGGCTCGCAGGGAGCGCGGATCACCTCCGACGGCATCGCCGTCAGCATGCAGTCCTCGACCGCGGTGGTCCGGGGCACCGTCTCCCAGCGCGGCGCCGTGTCCGAACAGGGCGGCAGCCCGGTGCACACCGGCGAGGTGCAGATCAACCTGGTGTCGGGCACCTCCAGCTTCGCGGTCACCAGCGCCAGCAAACCCGACAACCGGCTGGGCCAGTTCGAGATCGGTGGCGTGCCACCGGGCACCTACACGCTCAGCGTGAACCGGCGCGGCACCAGCCCGACCTCGACCATCATCACCCTCGGCGCCGGCGAGGTCCGGGTCTACAACCCGGTGCTGGCCGCCCCGGCCCAGATCAGCGGGGTGGTGGCCACTGCCGACGGCCAGCTGCGGCCCGGCTGGCACGTGTACCTCTACCTCGCCAGCCAGTACCCCACGGTCATCGCCCGCACAGCCACCACCGACAGCGCCGGACGCTACGTGCTGGCCGATGTCGACGCCCCGCAGAGCTACGTGATCGAGGCCCGGCCGACCGCCTCGGCCGCGCCGCAGGGCTCGGTCACCCACGAGATCGACGCCAGCGAGCAGCTGGTCGTCAACATCACCGTTCCGACTCCGGGCGGCTGA
- a CDS encoding carboxypeptidase-like regulatory domain-containing protein, with the protein MLVTADTQLIDISPGGSAEVVLDVRNTSTIIDGVTTRIIGLPAAGVTSKPMLLPLFPDASGQVTLSVGVPTSYPAGRHAVTIEVASVGAGLPSAYLDLDMLVAPRLELSLNCRPQIARARRQARFVLELANAGNVALDVSLTAVDADRAVSTSFSPPRLRIEAGAVAVCVLRVRGPRMITGAELDRTLTVQASGVAAGPVPLPEAGHDGPTARYTGRDEDDLWIEELRAPAEPADPATAAADAAAVTDPTAVLAPVVASTAVRLRQRPLLSRGLLTALVLLTIIGLWASVFLLGLSQAFKGEPTTKQAPASFFAASGTPTSGIANAASVTDGAAPAGALPKTGPLPPGVGAVITGTVTAASNRLPAGRILVEALRSTDKGLVVASSAASQTDGTYSLAGLFPTRYLLRFSATGYKTVWYPSAANQADAKPVTADTEAATGGVNAVITGLPASIQGSIDPGDTLTPVTATVQATSLIGKVTKPIASTITLAGGRYQLTNLPAPGTYELSFTAPNYQATTVVTTVAGGQKRFQSTVRLSVGNGQIGGVVTDGEQPLGGVAITTTVNGKDVTIGTPTTGTVGSFVIPALPTPGTYVITFSASGYGAHTSVVQLGPGQSRSDLDVSLAAGVGSVSGMLVDSTGNGLGGASVTVGGAPTTMTSTTLTTGAVGYFSFNALPTPGSYTLTFSLPGHAGTTVPIELSADGAPPRVRAVLATALGRIAGVVTGPDGSPLPGASVVATDGKQSWKSQATGAGGGLPNGGYLLTDLAPGTYTVTASMPGFSQQTALLSVTAGDTVNQNLRLGAGS; encoded by the coding sequence ATGCTGGTCACCGCAGACACCCAACTCATCGACATCTCGCCGGGCGGCAGCGCCGAGGTGGTGCTCGACGTCCGCAACACCAGCACGATCATCGACGGCGTCACCACCCGGATCATCGGCCTGCCGGCGGCCGGCGTGACCAGCAAGCCGATGCTGCTGCCGCTGTTCCCCGACGCCAGCGGGCAGGTCACCCTCTCGGTCGGGGTGCCCACCAGCTACCCGGCCGGCCGGCACGCCGTCACCATCGAGGTCGCCTCGGTCGGAGCCGGCCTGCCCTCGGCCTACCTCGACCTGGACATGCTGGTGGCCCCGCGGCTGGAGCTGTCCCTGAACTGCCGGCCCCAGATCGCCCGAGCCCGCCGGCAGGCCCGGTTCGTGCTGGAGCTTGCCAACGCCGGCAACGTGGCGCTGGACGTCTCACTCACCGCGGTGGACGCCGACCGCGCGGTCAGCACCTCCTTCAGCCCGCCCCGGCTGCGGATCGAGGCCGGGGCCGTCGCGGTCTGCGTGCTCAGAGTGCGTGGGCCGCGCATGATCACCGGCGCCGAGCTGGACCGCACCCTCACCGTGCAGGCCTCCGGGGTGGCCGCCGGACCGGTGCCGCTGCCCGAAGCCGGCCACGACGGCCCGACGGCGCGCTACACCGGACGCGACGAGGACGACCTGTGGATCGAGGAGCTGCGCGCTCCGGCCGAGCCCGCCGACCCGGCCACGGCAGCCGCCGACGCGGCCGCGGTCACCGATCCGACGGCAGTGCTGGCGCCGGTGGTCGCAAGCACCGCCGTCCGGTTGCGGCAGCGGCCGCTGCTCAGCCGGGGACTGCTGACAGCGCTGGTGCTGCTCACCATCATCGGGCTGTGGGCCTCGGTGTTCCTGCTCGGCCTGAGCCAGGCATTCAAGGGCGAGCCGACGACCAAGCAGGCCCCGGCCTCGTTCTTCGCGGCCTCCGGGACGCCGACCAGCGGGATCGCGAACGCGGCGTCGGTCACCGACGGGGCCGCCCCGGCCGGCGCGCTGCCCAAGACCGGCCCGCTGCCGCCGGGAGTGGGCGCGGTCATCACCGGCACCGTGACGGCGGCCAGCAACCGGCTGCCGGCCGGCCGGATCCTGGTGGAGGCGCTGCGCAGCACCGACAAGGGGCTGGTGGTCGCGAGCTCGGCGGCCAGCCAGACCGATGGCACGTACTCCCTCGCCGGGCTGTTCCCGACCCGCTACCTGCTGCGCTTCAGCGCGACCGGGTACAAGACGGTGTGGTACCCGAGCGCGGCCAACCAGGCCGACGCGAAGCCGGTCACCGCTGACACCGAGGCCGCGACCGGGGGCGTTAACGCGGTGATCACCGGGTTGCCGGCCTCCATCCAGGGCAGCATCGACCCCGGCGACACCTTGACGCCGGTGACCGCGACCGTGCAGGCCACCTCGCTGATCGGCAAGGTCACCAAGCCGATCGCCAGCACCATCACCCTGGCCGGCGGCAGGTACCAGCTGACCAACCTGCCCGCGCCCGGGACCTACGAGTTGAGCTTCACCGCGCCGAACTACCAGGCGACCACCGTGGTGACCACGGTCGCCGGTGGTCAGAAACGGTTCCAGTCGACCGTCCGCCTCAGCGTCGGTAACGGCCAGATCGGCGGGGTGGTGACCGATGGCGAGCAGCCGCTGGGCGGGGTCGCCATCACCACCACGGTCAACGGCAAGGACGTCACCATCGGCACCCCGACCACCGGCACGGTCGGCAGCTTCGTGATCCCGGCGCTGCCGACCCCGGGCACCTACGTGATCACGTTCAGCGCCTCCGGCTACGGCGCCCACACCTCGGTGGTCCAGCTCGGCCCGGGCCAGAGCCGCTCGGACCTCGACGTCTCACTCGCCGCCGGCGTCGGCAGCGTCAGCGGCATGCTGGTGGACTCGACCGGCAACGGCCTGGGCGGGGCGAGCGTGACGGTGGGCGGGGCGCCGACCACGATGACCTCCACCACGCTGACCACCGGAGCGGTCGGCTACTTCAGCTTCAACGCCCTGCCTACCCCCGGCTCGTACACCCTGACCTTCAGCCTGCCCGGCCACGCCGGCACCACCGTGCCCATCGAGCTCAGCGCCGACGGCGCCCCGCCCCGGGTCCGGGCCGTGCTGGCAACCGCGCTGGGCCGGATCGCCGGCGTCGTCACCGGCCCGGACGGCAGCCCGCTACCGGGCGCCAGCGTGGTCGCCACCGACGGCAAGCAGAGCTGGAAGTCCCAGGCCACCGGCGCCGGCGGCGGCCTGCCCAACGGCGGCTACCTGCTGACCGACCTGGCGCCGGGGACCTACACCGTCACCGCCAGCATGCCCGGCTTCAGCCAGCAGACCGCGCTGCTGAGCGTCACCGCCGGCGACACCGTCAACCAGAACCTACGGCTCGGGGCGGGCAGCTGA
- a CDS encoding DUF4255 domain-containing protein has translation MGVLSGARGWLPVSFSAHPRGFESRVTLFSGKQLLTVTPQVRNHRYDFGRTLLQGWYRLPRPRGHYKRGINQSLFRALEGMDLVLIPLVEQGLEKLVRAALPLPEQVGEVSFDPPSRSWAAQLSRITVSMFLFGVGRSPQPPRPMPERTDANGRIQRRGPLPMIELNYLVSAWAGNVRDEHELLGDVLGCFITHQAMPAEFAAPGLLSSVQIALAPADTGRVKDVFASIEGSMRAAFEIVLTTALDVGAWADAAPSVQRIAALTAPLPARTPLTARAPLPATAPAEAP, from the coding sequence ATGGGGGTCCTCTCCGGCGCCCGCGGCTGGCTACCGGTGTCGTTTTCGGCGCATCCGCGCGGATTCGAATCGCGTGTGACGCTTTTCTCAGGTAAACAACTGCTAACAGTGACCCCACAAGTGCGAAACCACCGTTATGATTTCGGCCGGACGCTGCTGCAAGGCTGGTACAGGTTGCCACGTCCTCGGGGGCACTACAAACGGGGCATTAACCAGTCTCTGTTTCGCGCGCTCGAGGGGATGGACCTTGTGCTGATCCCCCTTGTCGAACAAGGCCTGGAAAAGCTGGTCCGGGCGGCCCTGCCGCTGCCCGAGCAGGTGGGCGAGGTGTCCTTCGACCCACCATCGCGAAGCTGGGCGGCCCAGCTCAGCCGGATCACCGTCAGCATGTTCCTCTTCGGCGTCGGGCGCAGCCCGCAGCCGCCCCGTCCGATGCCTGAGCGCACCGACGCCAACGGGCGCATCCAGCGACGCGGGCCGCTGCCCATGATCGAGCTGAACTACCTGGTCAGCGCCTGGGCGGGCAACGTGCGCGACGAGCACGAACTGCTCGGCGATGTTTTGGGGTGTTTCATAACCCATCAGGCGATGCCTGCCGAATTCGCCGCCCCCGGACTGCTGTCCAGCGTGCAGATTGCCCTCGCACCGGCCGATACAGGACGTGTGAAAGACGTCTTCGCCTCGATCGAGGGCTCGATGCGGGCGGCGTTCGAGATCGTGCTGACCACCGCCCTGGACGTCGGCGCCTGGGCCGACGCCGCTCCCAGCGTGCAACGGATCGCCGCGCTCACGGCGCCCCTGCCTGCCAGGACGCCGTTGACTGCCAGAGCGCCGCTGCCTGCCACCGCGCCGGCGGAGGCGCCCTAA
- a CDS encoding ATP-binding protein produces MRQRMAELVERIATAGRRRSEAGGAQHPAGAQHQAGDRAAADLDSIIAVLRADYGDASAEPSGPDAKQDVLTGLSEVFGLDPVDAGLLTIAAAADLDANLSMAFGLLRGLSAPVRPSVALALELSGIPTLAADGFDRLGPDGPLRRHRLIEVLGPEPWLGRQLRAPDPVVTFLAGSDQSDPPVAAMLSFPVPIELAETAVVSAAISNGVPLVWIRSTAAAAGNSLAASAFAALGLQCLAVDLRRCPADTELLTALASAAREAGLRGCGLVVTGAELLGEPANVAGLELLERAAVPVVAVGARPWNPSWLRRFPLAVDARPLAVADRAAVWHAGLGDLAESDDELRHALLGMRLTPEEVLETARYARMLADSQQQPLSAALVREAARRVGGSGGTGVNRIAASAQTGAGPSFEDLVLPEHARQSLHQLVSWARVRDQVTARGPLRAKGSGIAALFTGSPGTGKTLAANVIAEELSIDLFQVDLSAIVDKYIGETEKNLEKVFQSAEALDVVLFFDEADALFGSRSEVRDSRDRYANQEVAYLLQRMEQFDGITILATNLRGNLDQAFSRRMSFIVHFPDPDAATRRRLWQSHLKQLRALDPHDPVDLDFLAESVELAGGDIRNIVLSAAYDAISADQPIGMRHLAVATVGEYRKLGRRVPEHGFIPG; encoded by the coding sequence ATGCGACAGCGAATGGCCGAGCTGGTCGAACGGATCGCGACAGCGGGACGGCGACGGTCCGAGGCGGGCGGCGCCCAGCACCCGGCGGGCGCCCAGCACCAGGCAGGTGACCGGGCCGCCGCGGACCTCGACTCCATCATCGCCGTGCTGCGGGCCGACTACGGCGACGCCTCGGCGGAGCCGTCCGGCCCGGACGCCAAGCAGGACGTGCTGACCGGCCTGAGCGAGGTGTTCGGCCTGGACCCGGTCGACGCCGGGCTGCTGACGATCGCCGCCGCCGCCGACCTGGACGCCAACCTGAGCATGGCCTTCGGCTTGCTGCGCGGGCTGAGCGCCCCGGTCCGGCCCAGTGTCGCGCTGGCCCTGGAGCTGTCCGGGATTCCCACACTGGCCGCGGACGGCTTCGACCGGCTCGGCCCGGACGGCCCGCTGCGCAGGCACCGGCTGATCGAGGTGCTGGGTCCGGAGCCGTGGCTGGGACGGCAGCTGCGCGCGCCCGATCCGGTGGTGACCTTTCTCGCCGGTTCGGACCAGTCCGATCCGCCGGTGGCCGCCATGCTGAGCTTTCCGGTTCCGATCGAGCTGGCCGAGACCGCGGTGGTGTCGGCCGCGATCAGCAACGGCGTGCCGCTGGTGTGGATCAGGTCCACCGCCGCCGCGGCCGGCAACTCGCTCGCGGCCAGCGCGTTCGCCGCCCTCGGGCTGCAATGCCTGGCGGTGGACCTTCGCCGCTGCCCGGCCGACACCGAGCTGCTCACGGCGCTGGCTTCGGCCGCCCGGGAAGCCGGCCTGCGCGGCTGCGGCCTGGTGGTGACCGGCGCCGAGTTGCTCGGCGAGCCGGCCAACGTGGCCGGCCTGGAGCTGCTCGAGCGGGCCGCGGTGCCGGTCGTGGCAGTCGGCGCCCGGCCGTGGAATCCGAGCTGGCTGCGCCGTTTCCCGCTGGCGGTGGACGCCCGGCCGCTGGCAGTCGCCGATCGCGCCGCGGTCTGGCACGCCGGCCTCGGTGACCTGGCCGAGTCCGACGACGAGCTGCGCCACGCCCTGCTCGGGATGCGGCTGACCCCGGAGGAGGTGCTGGAGACCGCCCGGTACGCGCGGATGCTGGCCGATTCGCAGCAGCAGCCGCTGTCGGCGGCGCTGGTGCGTGAGGCGGCCCGCCGGGTCGGGGGCTCGGGCGGCACCGGGGTGAACCGGATCGCGGCCTCGGCCCAGACCGGCGCCGGGCCGAGCTTCGAGGACCTGGTGCTGCCCGAGCACGCCAGGCAGTCGCTGCACCAGCTGGTCAGCTGGGCCCGGGTGCGCGACCAGGTCACCGCCCGCGGCCCGCTGCGCGCCAAGGGCAGCGGGATCGCGGCGCTGTTCACCGGAAGTCCCGGCACCGGAAAGACCCTGGCCGCCAACGTGATCGCGGAGGAGCTGTCCATCGACCTGTTCCAGGTCGACCTGTCCGCGATCGTGGACAAGTACATCGGCGAGACCGAGAAGAACCTGGAGAAGGTGTTCCAGTCGGCTGAGGCGCTGGACGTGGTGCTGTTCTTCGACGAGGCCGACGCGCTGTTCGGCAGCCGGTCAGAGGTGCGCGACTCGCGCGATCGCTACGCCAACCAGGAAGTCGCCTACCTGCTGCAACGAATGGAACAGTTCGACGGCATCACCATTCTCGCGACCAACCTGAGGGGCAACCTGGATCAAGCTTTCTCGCGGCGCATGAGCTTCATCGTGCACTTTCCCGACCCGGACGCCGCTACCCGCCGCCGGCTCTGGCAGAGCCACCTCAAACAGTTGCGGGCGCTGGATCCGCACGATCCGGTCGACCTCGACTTTCTCGCCGAGTCGGTGGAACTGGCCGGCGGCGACATCCGCAATATCGTGCTGTCGGCGGCCTATGACGCGATCAGCGCCGACCAGCCGATCGGCATGCGGCACCTCGCGGTGGCAACGGTCGGGGAATACCGCAAGCTGGGGCGCCGGGTTCCCGAGCACGGTTTCATCCCTGGCTGA
- a CDS encoding MarR family transcriptional regulator: MTAMRADEFSQGLDDQLCLALYLASRAMTATYRPVLDELKLTYPQYLVLMLLWEQGTSSVGEIGARLHLESNTLSPLVKRLEALELVTRSRRAGDERTVDVQLTRQGKAMRRRAAGVPAQICEATELDAANRARLIKKLRRLTEDLEKKQG; the protein is encoded by the coding sequence ATGACGGCGATGCGCGCGGACGAGTTCTCCCAAGGTCTCGATGACCAGCTGTGCCTGGCGCTGTACCTGGCGTCCCGGGCCATGACAGCCACTTACCGCCCGGTCCTCGACGAGCTGAAGCTGACCTACCCGCAGTACCTGGTCCTGATGCTGTTGTGGGAGCAGGGGACCTCGTCGGTGGGCGAGATCGGCGCGCGGCTGCACCTGGAGTCCAACACCCTCTCGCCACTGGTCAAGCGGCTGGAGGCGCTGGAGCTGGTCACCAGGAGCCGACGGGCCGGTGACGAGCGGACCGTGGACGTGCAGCTGACCCGGCAGGGCAAGGCGATGCGGCGACGGGCTGCCGGGGTGCCGGCCCAGATCTGCGAGGCCACCGAGCTGGACGCGGCCAATCGGGCCCGACTGATCAAGAAGCTCCGCCGGCTGACCGAGGACCTGGAGAAGAAGCAGGGCTGA
- a CDS encoding OsmC family peroxiredoxin, whose amino-acid sequence MPTRVARTAWTGTLQEGSGQVELSSSKVGTYEVSFPRRAADEAGGVTSPEELIAAAHSSCFAMQLSALIAEAGGQPRSLEVTANVSLGPDPAGGFRLTGIALEVHGEVEGLDKAAFEAAAQAAKQTCPVSKALTGVQITLDATLD is encoded by the coding sequence ATGCCCACACGCGTCGCCCGAACCGCCTGGACCGGCACTTTGCAGGAAGGCTCCGGCCAGGTCGAGCTGAGCAGTTCGAAAGTGGGCACGTACGAGGTGTCCTTTCCCAGGCGTGCCGCTGACGAGGCTGGCGGCGTCACCAGCCCCGAGGAGCTCATCGCCGCCGCGCACTCGTCCTGCTTCGCGATGCAGCTGTCCGCGCTGATCGCCGAGGCCGGCGGTCAGCCGCGGAGCCTGGAGGTCACCGCCAACGTCTCACTCGGGCCGGACCCGGCCGGTGGCTTCCGGCTGACCGGCATCGCCCTCGAGGTGCACGGTGAGGTCGAAGGCCTGGACAAGGCCGCCTTCGAGGCGGCGGCGCAGGCCGCCAAGCAGACCTGTCCGGTCAGCAAGGCCCTCACCGGGGTGCAGATCACCCTGGACGCGACGCTGGACTGA
- the solA gene encoding N-methyl-L-tryptophan oxidase, whose protein sequence is MSGRAKSVVGRDVMGDYDVIVVGLGAMGSAAAYSLATRGQRVLGIEQFTPAHTLGSSHGGTRIVRKAYFEKPDYVPLLIRAYQLWDELSAAFGTQLFTRCGALMIGRPGSAVVSGTLASARHWSLPHEVLDPAGLRAKYPQFALDEDQLAVFEADAGFVQPEVSVRANLELAAAAGAELRFDTAVEQLEVRPDGVHLAAGGEQLRASRVVVATGAWAGRLAGPDSYPIKVQRQTVHWLRPRTSAADFDAERFPVYMWSLPVPAGADRLELYGFPHQPGDEGVKAALYHDWLDPDVDPDTIRRTVAESECRTVQQLLDPVLPDLAGECVSSQVCMYAGAPDDDFVLGVHPGSSGRMVVALGFSGHGFKFVPVVGEIVADLVIDGSTRHDIGFLSPERFAGRR, encoded by the coding sequence ATGAGCGGTCGCGCGAAGAGCGTGGTGGGGAGGGACGTGATGGGCGACTACGACGTGATCGTCGTCGGGTTGGGCGCGATGGGCTCGGCGGCGGCCTATTCGCTGGCCACCCGGGGCCAGCGGGTGCTGGGAATCGAGCAGTTCACCCCCGCGCATACGCTGGGCTCCTCGCACGGCGGCACCCGGATCGTGCGCAAGGCGTACTTCGAGAAACCGGACTACGTGCCGCTGCTGATCCGGGCCTACCAGCTGTGGGACGAGCTGTCGGCGGCTTTCGGCACCCAGCTGTTCACGCGGTGCGGCGCGCTGATGATCGGCCGGCCGGGCAGCGCGGTGGTCTCGGGGACCCTGGCTTCGGCCCGTCACTGGTCGCTGCCGCACGAGGTGCTCGACCCGGCCGGCCTGCGAGCCAAGTACCCGCAGTTCGCGCTCGACGAGGACCAGCTGGCGGTCTTCGAAGCCGACGCCGGTTTCGTCCAGCCCGAGGTCAGCGTGCGGGCCAACCTCGAGCTGGCTGCCGCCGCCGGCGCCGAGCTGCGGTTCGACACCGCGGTCGAGCAGCTCGAGGTGAGGCCGGATGGGGTGCACCTGGCGGCCGGCGGTGAGCAACTGCGCGCGTCGCGGGTGGTGGTCGCCACCGGCGCCTGGGCCGGCCGGCTGGCCGGCCCGGACAGCTACCCGATCAAGGTGCAGCGCCAGACGGTGCACTGGCTGCGGCCGCGCACCTCGGCGGCCGACTTCGACGCCGAGCGCTTTCCGGTGTACATGTGGAGCCTGCCGGTACCCGCCGGGGCGGACCGCCTCGAGCTGTACGGGTTTCCGCATCAGCCCGGTGACGAGGGTGTCAAAGCCGCGCTGTATCACGACTGGTTGGACCCCGACGTCGATCCCGACACGATCCGCCGGACGGTGGCGGAGTCGGAGTGCCGGACAGTTCAGCAGCTGCTGGACCCCGTCCTGCCCGACCTTGCCGGCGAGTGCGTGAGCAGTCAGGTGTGCATGTATGCCGGCGCCCCGGACGACGACTTCGTGCTCGGCGTCCACCCCGGCTCATCGGGGCGGATGGTGGTGGCGCTGGGGTTCTCCGGGCACGGCTTCAAGTTCGTCCCGGTGGTGGGCGAGATCGTGGCCGACCTGGTGATCGACGGTTCCACCAGGCACGACATCGGCTTTCTGTCACCCGAGCGGTTCGCCGGCCGGCGATGA